A window from Streptomyces sp. NBC_00271 encodes these proteins:
- a CDS encoding serine/threonine-protein kinase, giving the protein MAPQRNSGADPEAELPEYAGQYRLDERLGSGGMGVVHLARSGSGLRLAVKVVHAAFAMDPEFRGRFRQEIAAARRVSGAFTAPVVDADPEAERPWMATLFIPGPTLAEQVKRNGPMSASQLRRLMAGLAEALRDIHRVGVVHRDLKPSNVLLAEDGPKVIDFGISRPSDSELRTETGKLIGTPPFMAPEQFRRPREVGPAADIFALGSVMVHAATGRGPFDSDSPYVVAYQVVHDEPDLTDVPGNLAPLITRCLAKEPEDRPTPDELMRELRSLAASYDTQAFIPAQRTNQADDPATPAAPTAPSAPADAQSPPPARRSKGRALRRVALAIGALVLVAGGTLATTRLLGPDGTSTAPPDHQQRSAPAAFGGWDTKPAARADGAPQCSYGGGKLFCAQPGLVSALDPVDGKVLWRHASAEQGLPDGAPTISGGLVHAVTHAGRLLEALDPASGKVRWKMDLTAYGRWQHVGGLVLLTRADGKVSGVDGATGEDRWSRRLPGQTAPNVAAFAGDELAYATSTTGDGTRTQVTAVDPESGDVRWNTGLKGTLYPVGAWRGTVFFTSVDKYTQTVALVQYDPKSRTSHRVGLDVALPQAQTTVRGSTVYMMSTLGALVAVDMDAREQLWRLETSASRGSAPAADAKHVYFTAADGRLLAVDAVRGKLVGQTRTRLGAESDRVAAGLQKPMIADGHVYTSAPDGTVFGVAGDDPAAW; this is encoded by the coding sequence ATGGCGCCACAGCGGAACTCCGGAGCGGATCCGGAAGCGGAACTTCCCGAGTATGCGGGGCAGTACCGCCTCGACGAGCGCCTCGGATCCGGCGGCATGGGCGTGGTCCATCTGGCCCGCAGCGGCTCGGGGCTGCGGCTCGCGGTGAAGGTCGTGCATGCCGCGTTTGCCATGGATCCCGAGTTCAGGGGGCGTTTCCGGCAGGAGATCGCCGCGGCGCGGCGGGTGAGCGGTGCGTTCACCGCCCCCGTGGTCGACGCCGACCCGGAAGCCGAGCGCCCCTGGATGGCCACCCTGTTCATCCCGGGCCCGACCCTCGCCGAGCAGGTGAAACGGAACGGGCCCATGTCCGCCTCCCAGCTGCGCCGGCTGATGGCCGGGTTGGCCGAGGCACTGCGCGACATCCATCGGGTGGGCGTCGTACACCGGGATCTCAAGCCCAGCAACGTCCTGCTCGCCGAGGACGGCCCGAAGGTCATCGACTTCGGTATTTCACGGCCGTCGGACAGTGAACTGCGGACCGAGACGGGCAAATTGATCGGAACGCCGCCGTTCATGGCACCTGAGCAGTTCCGCCGTCCGCGGGAGGTGGGACCGGCCGCCGACATCTTCGCCCTGGGCTCGGTGATGGTGCACGCGGCGACGGGACGTGGCCCCTTCGACTCCGACAGCCCCTACGTCGTCGCCTACCAAGTCGTCCACGACGAGCCGGACCTGACCGACGTGCCCGGCAACCTCGCACCGCTCATCACCCGCTGCCTCGCCAAAGAGCCCGAGGACCGGCCGACGCCCGACGAGCTGATGCGGGAGCTGCGCTCGTTGGCGGCTTCGTACGACACGCAGGCGTTCATTCCGGCTCAGCGCACCAACCAGGCCGACGACCCCGCCACTCCGGCCGCCCCCACCGCCCCGTCCGCTCCCGCCGACGCGCAGTCTCCGCCGCCCGCGCGACGCTCCAAGGGCCGAGCGCTCAGGCGCGTCGCCCTCGCCATCGGCGCTCTCGTCCTTGTCGCGGGCGGGACACTGGCCACGACCCGGCTGCTCGGACCGGACGGCACCAGCACCGCTCCGCCGGACCATCAGCAGCGGTCCGCACCGGCCGCCTTCGGCGGGTGGGACACGAAGCCCGCGGCCCGAGCCGACGGGGCGCCCCAATGCTCGTACGGCGGCGGGAAGTTGTTCTGTGCCCAGCCGGGACTGGTCTCCGCCCTCGACCCGGTCGACGGCAAGGTGCTGTGGCGTCACGCCTCGGCCGAGCAGGGTCTCCCGGACGGGGCGCCGACGATTTCGGGCGGCCTGGTGCATGCCGTGACGCACGCCGGTCGGCTCCTGGAGGCGCTCGATCCTGCCTCGGGCAAGGTGCGCTGGAAGATGGACCTCACGGCGTACGGTCGATGGCAGCACGTGGGGGGCCTGGTGCTCCTCACCCGTGCCGACGGGAAGGTCAGCGGGGTGGACGGCGCCACGGGTGAGGACCGTTGGAGCCGCCGGCTGCCGGGACAGACCGCGCCGAACGTTGCCGCGTTCGCCGGGGACGAACTCGCCTACGCCACGAGCACGACGGGCGACGGAACGCGTACGCAGGTGACCGCGGTGGACCCGGAGAGCGGCGACGTGCGGTGGAACACCGGTCTGAAGGGGACGCTGTATCCGGTCGGCGCATGGCGGGGCACCGTTTTCTTCACGTCGGTCGACAAGTACACCCAGACCGTCGCCCTGGTCCAGTACGACCCGAAGAGCAGGACGTCGCACCGGGTGGGGCTCGATGTGGCGCTGCCGCAGGCTCAGACCACCGTCCGCGGGAGCACCGTCTACATGATGAGCACCCTCGGCGCGCTGGTGGCCGTCGACATGGACGCCCGGGAACAGCTCTGGCGCCTCGAGACCTCCGCGAGCCGGGGCTCGGCACCGGCCGCCGACGCCAAGCACGTGTACTTCACCGCGGCCGACGGGCGGCTGCTCGCCGTGGACGCCGTCCGGGGCAAGCTCGTCGGCCAGACCCGGACAAGACTCGGAGCGGAGTCGGACCGGGTCGCGGCCGGACTGCAGAAGCCGATGATCGCCGATGGCCACGTCTACACGAGCGCGCCCGACGGGACCGTGTTCGGCGTGGCGGGGGACGATCCGGCGGCCTGGTGA
- a CDS encoding sugar phosphate isomerase/epimerase family protein, whose protein sequence is MAEPVVRIPDAKVALSTASVYPESTATAFEIAARLGYDGVEVMVWTDPVSQDIEALRRLSEYHQIPILAVHAPCLLITQRVWSTDPWVKLQRAQAAAEKLGASTVVVHPPFRWQRQYARDFVTGMWRMANETDVRFAVENMYPWRYRDREMLAYAPDWDVTKDDYRHFTIDLSHTSTARSDALQMIDRMGDRLGHVHLADGNGSNKDEHLVPGRGTQPCAELLERLALSGFDGHVVIEVNTRRAMSSAEREADLAEALAFTRLHLASAVKVPRR, encoded by the coding sequence GTGGCAGAACCAGTCGTGCGCATCCCGGATGCGAAGGTCGCGCTGTCCACGGCGTCCGTGTATCCGGAGTCGACGGCGACGGCCTTCGAGATCGCCGCGCGCCTCGGTTACGACGGTGTAGAGGTGATGGTCTGGACCGACCCGGTCAGCCAGGACATCGAAGCCCTCCGCCGCCTCAGCGAGTACCACCAGATCCCGATCCTCGCCGTGCACGCCCCCTGCCTGCTGATCACCCAGCGCGTCTGGTCCACCGACCCCTGGGTCAAGCTCCAGCGCGCCCAGGCGGCGGCGGAGAAGCTGGGCGCGTCGACGGTCGTCGTACACCCCCCCTTCCGCTGGCAGCGCCAGTACGCGCGCGACTTCGTCACGGGGATGTGGCGCATGGCGAACGAGACGGACGTACGGTTCGCCGTCGAAAACATGTACCCCTGGCGCTACCGCGACCGCGAGATGCTCGCGTACGCCCCCGACTGGGACGTGACGAAGGACGACTACCGCCACTTCACGATCGACCTCAGCCACACCTCGACGGCCCGCAGCGACGCCCTGCAGATGATCGACCGCATGGGCGACCGCCTCGGCCACGTCCACCTCGCCGACGGCAACGGCTCCAACAAGGACGAGCACCTCGTTCCGGGCCGCGGCACCCAGCCCTGCGCCGAACTGCTGGAGCGCCTCGCCCTCTCCGGTTTCGACGGTCACGTCGTCATCGAGGTCAACACCCGCCGTGCCATGTCCAGCGCCGAACGCGAGGCGGACCTGGCGGAGGCGCTGGCCTTCACCCGCCTGCACCTGGCCTCCGCGGTGAAGGTGCCCCGCCGGTGA
- a CDS encoding class I SAM-dependent methyltransferase: MTTHPRFSHTTRAHSFNTAAAQYAANRPSYPPALFTTLEDLAARPLKGAKVIDVGAGTGISTTLLHARGADVIAVEPGAGMAAEFRRAHPDIPLVRGTGDTLPLATASADFLTYAQSWHWTNPAHSLPEAFRVLRPGGALALWWNTSALDVPWIAAQAQRIDQYFEDAHPTEEATATKTEEGTATKTKKDTESHQRAPGFLAERAFKGAPEPPPHTHRVVRWSRHVPVDTHLANIGSHSAFLVLGKEGTDAFLAEERTRLLETFPDGRVEEVYDVLVIVATRS; encoded by the coding sequence ATGACCACCCACCCGCGCTTCTCCCACACCACCCGAGCCCACTCCTTCAACACGGCCGCAGCCCAGTACGCCGCGAACCGCCCCTCCTACCCACCCGCCCTCTTCACCACCCTCGAAGACCTGGCCGCCCGCCCCCTCAAGGGCGCGAAGGTCATCGACGTGGGCGCGGGCACCGGCATCTCCACCACCCTCCTGCACGCCCGAGGCGCGGACGTCATCGCCGTGGAACCCGGGGCGGGCATGGCCGCCGAGTTCCGCCGCGCCCACCCCGACATCCCCCTGGTCCGGGGCACCGGCGACACCCTGCCCCTCGCCACCGCCTCCGCCGACTTCCTCACCTACGCCCAGTCCTGGCACTGGACGAACCCGGCCCACTCCCTCCCGGAGGCCTTCCGCGTCCTGCGCCCCGGCGGCGCCCTCGCGCTCTGGTGGAACACGTCCGCCCTCGACGTCCCCTGGATCGCCGCCCAGGCCCAGCGCATCGATCAGTACTTCGAGGACGCCCACCCCACCGAAGAAGCCACCGCCACGAAAACCGAAGAAGGCACCGCCACCAAGACCAAAAAGGACACCGAATCCCACCAGCGAGCCCCAGGCTTCCTCGCCGAACGCGCCTTCAAAGGCGCCCCCGAACCCCCGCCCCACACCCATCGCGTCGTCCGCTGGAGCCGCCACGTCCCCGTGGACACCCACCTCGCCAACATCGGCAGCCACTCGGCCTTCCTGGTCCTCGGCAAGGAAGGCACCGACGCCTTCCTCGCCGAGGAGCGCACCCGCCTCCTGGAGACCTTCCCGGACGGCCGGGTCGAGGAGGTCTACGACGTACTGGTGATCGTGGCCACCCGCTCGTGA
- a CDS encoding BACON domain-containing protein, with product MMSSSPETSTHTTGAHRAHGDARKRVTAPRGAHTRTLAQRPPARYEPYLDGLFTYCLSVLCDHDEATAALGDALALAERRGQRGPVSADDRRAWLYALARWSCLRKLTEARRRRQAAHASGRRTPAKGHKALFKGHKEAAGRHAAEAQSAPVSEEAQDRRRHELALLAWPEAAGTTPEQREALELAVRHQLAAAEVAAVLGLDLVKARELLATAACEVERTRAALAVVETGTCPSVGRLTGDNQLVLSATLRRELVRHVDDCPRCRRTAERAAPGAWPGTTVTPAELPVIEAPRAALHIAMAHVPRARGAAPRFDRRGFPVDPKDHAARRDRLRARAVTTTVVATVVAAPVLALWAAYRGAPLTGEGADGRSITASEAHGPDGITGEEAGGYENAGNAGARPDARFAKGNRSPDVSVEVISAPSAGSGAGHLSVRASGSGDTTFVTLAASGNSPVHWSAETGASWLYFSQSSGTLAPGETFTIKVYVDHLREPVGPWGARVAIAPAGAVVTIGGYGTAGPSAPVGSGPTPGRPTPSAPGPTPPASDPPPTPSDPQPTPTDTSSPPPSPDPSGPSDPSDPGGSTPPPGDSSAPTPS from the coding sequence GTGATGAGCAGCAGTCCGGAGACCTCCACGCACACGACCGGTGCACACCGGGCGCACGGAGATGCGCGCAAGCGGGTGACCGCGCCCCGTGGTGCGCACACCCGCACCCTGGCTCAGCGCCCTCCCGCGCGCTACGAGCCCTACTTGGACGGCCTTTTCACCTACTGCCTGTCCGTGCTGTGCGACCACGACGAGGCCACCGCCGCCCTCGGGGACGCCCTCGCGCTGGCCGAGCGCCGTGGTCAGCGTGGCCCGGTGTCCGCGGACGACCGCAGGGCCTGGCTGTACGCCCTCGCCCGCTGGTCCTGTCTGCGCAAGCTCACCGAGGCCCGGCGCAGGCGCCAGGCGGCCCACGCCTCCGGCCGGCGTACGCCCGCCAAGGGCCACAAGGCCCTCTTCAAGGGGCACAAGGAAGCCGCCGGCCGGCATGCGGCCGAGGCCCAGAGCGCCCCGGTCTCCGAGGAGGCGCAGGACCGGCGTCGGCACGAACTCGCCCTGCTGGCCTGGCCGGAGGCGGCCGGCACCACCCCCGAGCAGCGCGAGGCGCTCGAACTCGCCGTGCGCCACCAGCTCGCCGCCGCCGAGGTCGCCGCCGTTCTCGGCCTGGACCTCGTCAAGGCGCGCGAACTGCTCGCCACCGCCGCCTGCGAGGTCGAACGCACCCGCGCCGCCCTCGCCGTCGTGGAGACCGGCACCTGTCCGAGCGTCGGCCGCCTCACCGGCGACAACCAGCTCGTCCTGAGCGCCACCCTGCGCCGGGAACTGGTCCGGCACGTCGACGACTGTCCGCGCTGCCGCCGCACCGCCGAGCGCGCCGCGCCCGGCGCCTGGCCCGGCACCACCGTCACGCCCGCCGAGCTCCCCGTCATCGAGGCCCCGCGCGCGGCCCTGCACATCGCGATGGCACACGTCCCGCGCGCGCGGGGTGCCGCTCCACGATTCGACCGGCGCGGTTTCCCCGTGGACCCCAAGGACCACGCCGCCCGCCGGGACCGACTTCGCGCGCGTGCCGTCACGACGACCGTCGTCGCCACCGTCGTCGCCGCACCCGTCCTGGCCCTCTGGGCGGCCTACCGTGGCGCGCCCCTCACCGGTGAGGGTGCCGACGGCCGCTCGATCACCGCGAGTGAGGCGCACGGCCCCGACGGCATCACCGGCGAGGAGGCGGGCGGCTACGAGAACGCCGGCAACGCCGGCGCCAGACCCGACGCCCGTTTCGCCAAGGGGAACCGCTCGCCCGACGTCTCCGTGGAGGTCATCAGCGCCCCCAGTGCGGGAAGCGGCGCCGGACACCTCTCGGTCCGGGCCTCGGGCAGCGGCGACACGACCTTTGTCACGCTCGCCGCCTCCGGGAACTCACCGGTCCACTGGTCCGCCGAGACGGGAGCGTCCTGGCTCTACTTCAGTCAGTCGTCGGGAACGCTGGCCCCAGGAGAAACGTTCACGATCAAGGTGTACGTCGATCATCTTCGCGAGCCGGTGGGCCCCTGGGGCGCGCGGGTGGCGATCGCACCGGCGGGAGCGGTGGTCACGATCGGGGGGTACGGAACAGCGGGTCCGTCCGCCCCGGTCGGCTCCGGCCCGACGCCCGGCCGTCCCACTCCGTCCGCCCCCGGCCCGACCCCGCCCGCCTCGGACCCGCCACCGACGCCCAGCGACCCCCAGCCGACGCCCACGGACACGTCGTCCCCGCCCCCTTCGCCGGACCCGTCGGGCCCGTCCGACCCGTCGGACCCGGGCGGTTCGACGCCGCCGCCCGGCGACAGCTCCGCCCCGACCCCGTCCTAG
- a CDS encoding TetR/AcrR family transcriptional regulator has translation MTDAATPRRRGRPSRTETAAAPATRDRILDAAREEFSERGYEKTSVRGIAKAAGVDSALVHHYFGTKEQVFEAAIEGAFAPALAAPTAVEDGPLDTVGERLTRFLLGIWENPTTRTPLLAIVRSAVNNETAAAVFRRLVAAQLLRRIAGRLDLPDAELRAELAAAQLVGVAMLRYVIKVEPLASADVERIVERVAPVVQGHLTAP, from the coding sequence GTGACGGACGCCGCGACCCCCCGTCGTAGGGGACGGCCTTCCCGTACGGAGACGGCGGCGGCCCCCGCCACCCGCGACCGCATCCTGGACGCGGCCCGCGAGGAGTTCTCCGAGCGCGGCTACGAGAAAACATCGGTGCGCGGCATCGCCAAGGCCGCCGGGGTCGACTCCGCCCTCGTGCACCACTACTTCGGCACCAAGGAGCAGGTCTTCGAGGCGGCCATCGAGGGCGCGTTCGCGCCCGCCCTGGCCGCGCCGACCGCGGTCGAGGACGGCCCGCTCGACACGGTCGGCGAGCGCCTGACCCGCTTCCTCCTCGGTATCTGGGAGAACCCCACCACTCGGACCCCGCTGCTCGCCATCGTCCGTTCCGCCGTGAACAACGAGACCGCGGCCGCCGTCTTCCGCCGCCTCGTCGCCGCCCAGCTGCTGCGCCGCATCGCGGGCCGCCTCGACCTGCCCGACGCGGAACTGCGCGCCGAACTGGCGGCGGCCCAGCTGGTGGGGGTGGCGATGCTCCGCTACGTCATCAAGGTCGAGCCGCTGGCATCGGCGGACGTGGAACGCATCGTCGAGCGGGTGGCGCCGGTGGTACAGGGTCACTTGACAGCCCCGTGA
- a CDS encoding SulP family inorganic anion transporter, whose protein sequence is MRKADLRRADLSASLVVFLVALPLCVGVAIASGVPAELGLVTGIVGGLVAGVLPGSSLQVSGPAAGLTVLVYEAVQTYGLRALGVLVLGAGLVQLLLGALRLGRWFRAVSVAVVQGMLAGIGLVLIAGQVYAMGDASAPASGLGKIAGLVSLPGDADPVALAVGGATVVVLLLWPRWRRGARVVPAPLLAVALAAGVTGVFDLSVRRVEVRGLLDAVQPPSLADLGRLTEVGMLGTVVAFSLIASAESLFSAAAVDRLHRGPRTDYDRELIAQGAGNAVCGVLGALPMTAVIVRSAANVQAGAQTKVSRVLHGVWLLVFTVVVPGVLGIIPVAALAGLLVHAGCKLVPVREVRVLWRGHRGEVVVLGVTAVAIVVGNLFEGVLVGLALAVAKTAWDISHVHVETEDRGAAGVVVRVMGNATFLRLPKLLDALEALPHDRDVRLELGGLRHVDHACAAALERWAAARDHERVATITSTS, encoded by the coding sequence ATGCGTAAAGCCGATCTGCGTCGAGCCGATCTGTCCGCGTCTCTCGTCGTGTTTCTCGTCGCGTTGCCGTTGTGTGTAGGGGTCGCCATCGCCTCGGGCGTGCCGGCCGAGTTGGGGCTGGTGACCGGGATAGTCGGCGGGCTGGTCGCCGGGGTGCTGCCCGGGAGCAGCCTTCAGGTGAGCGGGCCCGCGGCCGGGCTGACCGTGCTGGTGTACGAGGCGGTGCAGACGTACGGGCTGCGGGCCCTGGGTGTGCTGGTGCTCGGCGCCGGGCTGGTGCAGCTCTTGCTCGGGGCGCTGCGGCTCGGGCGGTGGTTCCGGGCCGTGTCCGTGGCGGTGGTGCAGGGGATGCTCGCCGGTATCGGGCTCGTGCTGATCGCGGGCCAGGTCTACGCGATGGGTGACGCGTCCGCGCCCGCGAGCGGGCTCGGGAAGATCGCCGGGCTGGTGTCGCTGCCCGGGGACGCGGACCCGGTGGCCCTCGCGGTCGGGGGCGCCACCGTGGTCGTACTGCTGCTGTGGCCGCGTTGGCGGCGCGGGGCGCGGGTGGTGCCGGCGCCGTTGCTGGCGGTGGCGCTCGCGGCGGGGGTGACCGGGGTGTTCGATCTGTCCGTGCGGCGGGTCGAGGTGCGCGGGCTGCTCGATGCCGTGCAGCCGCCGTCCTTGGCGGACCTGGGGCGGCTCACGGAAGTGGGCATGCTCGGGACGGTGGTCGCCTTCTCGCTGATCGCCTCCGCCGAGTCGCTGTTCAGCGCGGCGGCGGTGGACCGTCTGCACCGGGGGCCGCGGACCGACTACGACCGTGAACTCATCGCGCAGGGTGCAGGGAACGCCGTGTGCGGGGTGCTCGGGGCGCTGCCGATGACCGCGGTGATCGTGCGGAGCGCGGCGAATGTGCAGGCCGGGGCCCAGACCAAGGTCTCGCGCGTACTGCACGGGGTGTGGCTGCTGGTCTTCACCGTGGTGGTGCCCGGGGTCCTCGGGATCATTCCGGTGGCGGCGCTGGCGGGGTTGCTGGTGCACGCGGGCTGCAAGTTGGTGCCGGTGCGCGAGGTGCGGGTGCTGTGGCGCGGGCATCGCGGGGAGGTGGTCGTGCTGGGTGTGACGGCGGTGGCGATCGTGGTGGGGAATCTGTTTGAAGGGGTGCTGGTCGGGCTTGCGCTCGCCGTCGCCAAGACCGCGTGGGACATCAGCCATGTGCATGTGGAGACGGAGGACCGGGGGGCCGCGGGGGTGGTCGTCCGGGTGATGGGGAACGCCACGTTCCTACGGCTGCCGAAGCTGCTGGACGCCTTGGAGGCGTTGCCGCACGACCGTGACGTACGGCTGGAGTTGGGCGGGTTGCGGCATGTGGACCACGCGTGTGCGGCGGCCCTGGAGCGGTGGGCCGCCGCGCGGGATCACGAGCGGGTGGCCACGATCACCAGTACGTCGTAG
- a CDS encoding SH3 domain-containing protein produces MAVERIENVESSDGEAVSTTATASATAAQVTYPIAPGYAVNVRSGPGTGYRIVRVLPEGSRVSISCQRPGDSVSGPYGTTSIWDNIANGEYISDAYVKTGSDGYVAPRCS; encoded by the coding sequence ATGGCTGTTGAGCGAATTGAAAACGTGGAAAGCAGTGACGGGGAAGCGGTGTCGACGACGGCGACCGCGAGCGCGACCGCAGCGCAAGTCACCTACCCCATCGCACCCGGTTACGCGGTGAACGTCCGCAGCGGCCCCGGCACCGGCTACCGCATCGTGCGGGTCCTGCCCGAGGGCTCACGTGTGTCGATCTCCTGCCAGCGCCCGGGCGACTCCGTGAGTGGCCCGTACGGCACCACCAGCATCTGGGACAACATCGCCAACGGCGAGTACATCTCCGACGCCTACGTGAAGACCGGCAGCGACGGCTACGTCGCGCCGCGCTGCTCCTGA
- a CDS encoding Ppx/GppA phosphatase family protein has translation MRLGVLDVGSNTVHLLVVDAHPGARPLPAHSHKADLRLAQLLDESGAIGLDGVEKLIATVRDALEAAEDKGVQALLPFATSAVREASNADDVLARVQAETGVELQVLTGAEEARLTFLAARRWFGWSAGKLLVLDIGGGSLEIAYGMDEEPDAAASLPLGAGRLTAGWLPTDPADPADIKALRRHVRAEIARTVGEFSRFGAPDHVVATSKTFKQLARLAGAARSTDGLYVQRELKRRSLEDWVPRLASMTADERAELPGVSPGRSSQLLAGALVAEGAMDLFAVETLEICPWALREGVILRRLDQMASE, from the coding sequence ATGAGACTCGGTGTCCTCGACGTGGGTTCGAACACGGTGCACCTGCTGGTGGTGGATGCACACCCCGGCGCGCGCCCGCTGCCCGCGCACTCGCACAAGGCCGATTTGCGGCTCGCCCAACTGCTCGACGAGAGCGGGGCGATCGGCCTCGACGGTGTCGAAAAACTGATCGCGACCGTCCGGGACGCGCTGGAGGCCGCCGAGGACAAGGGCGTCCAGGCCCTGCTGCCGTTCGCGACCTCTGCCGTGCGCGAGGCCAGCAACGCCGACGACGTACTGGCCCGGGTGCAGGCCGAGACCGGTGTCGAGCTCCAGGTCCTGACCGGGGCGGAAGAGGCCCGGCTGACCTTCCTGGCGGCCCGCCGCTGGTTCGGCTGGTCGGCGGGGAAGCTGCTGGTCCTCGACATCGGCGGCGGCTCGCTGGAGATCGCGTACGGCATGGACGAGGAGCCGGACGCGGCGGCGTCGCTGCCACTCGGTGCCGGACGGCTGACCGCGGGCTGGCTGCCCACCGACCCCGCCGACCCGGCGGACATCAAGGCCCTGCGCCGCCACGTCCGGGCCGAGATCGCCCGTACCGTCGGTGAATTCAGCCGCTTCGGCGCCCCCGACCACGTGGTCGCCACCTCCAAGACCTTCAAGCAGCTCGCCCGCCTGGCCGGCGCCGCCCGCTCCACGGACGGCCTCTACGTCCAGCGCGAACTCAAACGCCGCTCCCTGGAGGACTGGGTCCCCCGCCTGGCCTCCATGACCGCCGACGAACGCGCCGAACTCCCCGGCGTCTCCCCCGGCCGCTCCAGCCAACTCCTCGCCGGCGCTCTCGTCGCCGAGGGCGCCATGGACCTCTTCGCCGTGGAAACCCTGGAAATCTGCCCCTGGGCCCTACGGGAAGGCGTCATCCTCCGCCGCCTGGACCAGATGGCCTCAGAGTGA
- the ilvD gene encoding dihydroxy-acid dehydratase: MPELRSRTVTHGRNMAGARALMRASGVPGADIGRKPIIAVANSFTEFVPGHTHLQPVGRIVSEAITAAGGIAREFNTIAVDDGIAMGHGGMLYSLPSRDLIADSVEYMVEAHCADALICISNCDKITPGMLMAALRLNIPTVFVSGGPMESGRATLVDGTVRTLDLVDAISDAVNDKISDEDILRIEENACPTCGSCSGMFTANSMNCLTEAIGLSLPGNGSVLATHTARKGLYEDAARTVVDITRRYYDQDDESVLPRNIATHAAFENAMALDIAMGGSTNTILHLLAAAQEAGVPFGLDEINEVSRRVPCLAKVAPNVAKDRTYYMEDVHRAGGIPALLGELHRAGLLNEDVHSVHSPSLSDWLKTWDVRAGSPSPEAIELWHAAPGCVRSSEAFSQSERWEALDEDAEGGCIRSAEHAYSKDGGLAVLKGNLAVDGCVVKTAGVDESIWTFEGPAVVCESQDEAVDKILKKEITHGDVVVIRYEGPKGGPGMQEMLYPTSFLKGRGLGKTCALITDGRFSGGTSGLSIGHASPEAASGGTIALVQDGDRIRIDIPNRSVELLVSDEELTTRRDALNGVYAPANRDRKVSAALRAYAAMATSADKGAVRDVSKLG; the protein is encoded by the coding sequence ATGCCCGAGCTGAGGTCCCGCACAGTCACCCACGGCCGCAATATGGCGGGCGCACGCGCCCTTATGCGCGCCTCCGGTGTACCGGGCGCGGACATCGGACGGAAGCCGATCATCGCGGTCGCCAACTCCTTCACGGAGTTCGTGCCGGGTCACACCCACCTCCAGCCCGTCGGCCGCATCGTCAGCGAGGCGATCACCGCGGCCGGGGGCATCGCCCGCGAGTTCAACACGATCGCGGTCGACGACGGCATCGCGATGGGCCACGGCGGCATGCTGTACTCGCTGCCCTCCCGCGACCTGATCGCGGACTCGGTGGAGTACATGGTCGAGGCGCACTGCGCCGACGCCCTGATCTGCATCTCGAACTGCGACAAGATCACCCCCGGCATGCTCATGGCGGCCCTGCGCCTGAACATCCCGACGGTCTTCGTCTCCGGCGGCCCCATGGAGTCCGGCCGCGCCACCCTGGTCGACGGCACGGTCCGTACGCTCGACCTGGTCGACGCGATCTCCGACGCCGTGAACGACAAGATCTCGGACGAGGACATCCTCCGTATCGAGGAGAACGCCTGTCCGACCTGCGGCTCCTGCTCCGGCATGTTCACGGCCAACTCGATGAACTGCCTGACCGAGGCCATCGGCCTGTCCCTCCCCGGCAACGGCTCGGTGCTCGCCACCCACACGGCCCGCAAGGGCCTGTACGAGGACGCGGCCCGCACGGTGGTCGACATCACGCGCCGCTACTACGACCAGGACGACGAGTCGGTCCTGCCCCGCAACATCGCCACGCACGCCGCGTTCGAGAACGCCATGGCCCTCGACATCGCCATGGGCGGCTCCACCAACACGATCCTGCACCTGCTGGCCGCCGCCCAGGAGGCGGGCGTCCCCTTCGGCCTGGACGAGATCAACGAGGTCTCGCGCCGCGTGCCGTGCCTCGCCAAGGTCGCCCCGAACGTCGCCAAGGACCGCACGTACTACATGGAGGACGTGCACCGCGCCGGCGGCATCCCCGCCCTGCTGGGCGAGCTGCACCGCGCGGGCCTCCTGAACGAGGACGTCCACTCGGTCCACAGCCCGTCCCTCTCCGACTGGCTGAAGACCTGGGACGTGCGCGCCGGATCCCCGTCCCCCGAGGCGATCGAACTGTGGCACGCGGCCCCCGGCTGCGTCCGCTCCTCCGAGGCCTTCTCCCAGTCCGAGCGCTGGGAGGCCCTGGACGAGGACGCCGAGGGCGGCTGCATCCGCTCCGCCGAGCACGCCTACTCCAAGGACGGCGGCCTGGCGGTCCTCAAGGGCAACCTGGCGGTCGACGGCTGCGTCGTGAAGACGGCGGGCGTCGACGAGTCCATCTGGACCTTCGAGGGCCCCGCGGTCGTCTGCGAGTCCCAGGACGAGGCCGTCGACAAGATCCTCAAGAAGGAGATCACGCACGGCGACGTCGTGGTCATCCGCTACGAGGGCCCCAAGGGCGGCCCCGGCATGCAGGAGATGCTCTACCCGACGTCCTTCCTCAAGGGCCGCGGCCTCGGCAAGACCTGCGCCCTGATCACCGACGGCCGCTTCTCCGGCGGCACCTCGGGCCTGTCCATCGGCCACGCCTCCCCCGAGGCGGCCTCCGGCGGCACCATCGCCCTGGTCCAGGACGGCGACCGCATCCGCATCGACATCCCGAACCGGTCGGTCGAGCTCCTGGTCTCCGACGAGGAACTCACCACCCGCCGCGACGCCCTGAACGGCGTCTACGCCCCCGCGAACCGCGACCGCAAGGTCTCCGCCGCCCTCCGCGCCTACGCCGCGATGGCAACGAGCGCCGACAAGGGCGCGGTACGAGACGTCTCCAAGCTGGGCTGA